A genomic window from Bos javanicus breed banteng chromosome 13, ARS-OSU_banteng_1.0, whole genome shotgun sequence includes:
- the SEC61A2 gene encoding protein transport protein Sec61 subunit alpha isoform X2 produces MSSDSADPFYWMRVILASNRGTLMELGISPIVTSGLIMQLLAGAKIIEVGDTPKDRALFNGAQKLFGMIITIGQAIVYVMTGMYGDPAEMGAGICLLIIIQLFVAGLIVLLLDELLQKGYGLGSGISLFIATNICETIVWKAFSPTTINTGRGTEFEGAVIALFHLLATRTDKVRALREAFYRQNLPNLMNLIATVFVFAVVIYFQGFRVDLPIKSARYRGQYSSYPIKLFYTSNIPIILQSALVSNLYVISQMLSVRFSGNLLVNLLGQWADVSGGGPARSYPVGGLCYYLSPPESMGAIFEDPVHVVVYIIFMLGSCAFFSKTWIEVSGSSAKDVAKQLKEQQMVMRGHRDTSMVHELNRYIPTAAAFGGLCIGALSVLADFLGAIGSGTGILLAVTIIYQYFEIFVKEQAEVGGMGALFF; encoded by the exons GAACTTTAATGGAATTGGGTATCTCCCCAATTGTAACATCTGGTTTGATCATGCAGTTGTTAGCTGGAGCCAAAATCATTGAAGTTGGAGATACACCCAAAGACAGAGCCTTGTTCAATGGAGCCCAGAAAT TATTTGGTATGATCATTACCATTGGGCAAGCCATTGTGTATGTCATGACGGGCATGTATGGGGATCCTGCTGAAATGGGTGCTGGAATCTGTCTTCTTATCATCATTCAG TTGTTTGTTGCTGGTTTGATTGTGCTGCTGTTAGATGAGCTGCTACAGAAGGGTTACGGCTTGGGGTCTGGGATTTCCCTCTTTATTGCCACCAACATCTGTGAAACCATTGTCTGGAAGGCCTTTAGTCCCACTACCATTAACACTGGCCGAG GTACGGAGTTTGAGGGCGCAGTCATAGCTCTCTTTCATTTACTGGCCACCAGGACAGACAAAGTCCGAGCCCTGAGGGAGGCTTTCTATCGTCAGAATTTGCCCAATCTCATGAACCTCATTGCCACAGTTTTCGTGTTCGCTGTTGTTATATATTTTCAG GGATTCCGTGTGGACCTGCCCATCAAGTCAGCCCGGTACCGCGGGCAGTACAGCAGCTACCCCATCAAGCTCTTCTACACGTCCAACATCCCTATCATCCTGCAGTCCGCCCTGGTGTCCAACCTGTACGTGATTTCCCAGATGCTCTCGGTTCGATTCAGCGGCAACCTTCTAGTAAATTTACTAGGACAGTGGGCC GATGTCAGTGGGGGAGGACCCGCTCGCTCTTACCCAGTGGGGGGCCTTTGTTACTACCTTTCTCCTCCTGAGTCCATGGGCGCCATATTTGAGGATCCTGTCCACGTGGTGGTTTATATCATCTTCATGTTGGGATCATGTGCATTCTTTTCTAAGACGTGGATAGAGGTGTCTGGTTCCTCAGCAAAAGAT GTAGCTAAACAGCTTAAAGAACAACAAATGGTAATGAGGGGCCACAGAGATACCTCCATGGTTCATGAGCTTAATAG GTACATCCCCACAGCAGCTGCATTTGGGGGCTTATGCATCGGCGCCCTGTCAGTGTTGGCCGACTTCCTCGGGGCCATCGGCTCTGGCACTGGAATTCTGCTTGCAGTCACTATTATTTAtcagtattttgaaatatttgttaagGAACAGGCTGAAGTTGGTGGGATGGGTGCTTTGTTTTTCTAA